Below is a genomic region from Methylobacterium sp. FF17.
TGCGGCCGAGGATGAGGCTCAGGGCCCGGACCGGCGCGGGGACGAGACGCCGGACTGGATGGCCGACAAGCAGCGACGCCTGGAGACGATCCGCGCCGCTAAAGCCGCCCTGGAAGTGGAAGCGATCGACCCGCCCGACCCCGAGGACGAGAGCGGGCCGGGTGCATCCTCGGGCATGCGCTGGCAGGGGCGGCCCTTGCGCGGGGAGGACGGCGGTCCGCCCGACCGGGCGCAGCGCAACTTCACCGACCCAGACAGCCGCATCCTGCCGACCCGCGACGGGTTCGTGCAGGGCTACAACGGTCAGATCGCCGTCGATGCCGCGCATCAGATCATTGTGGCCCATCGCCTCGTGACGAACGCCTCCGATGCCCGCGCCCTCGTGCCCCTCATCGACGACGCCCGCGCTCATCTCGGGCGCAAGCCGTACGAGGTCTCGGGGGATTCCGGTTTTGCCAACGAGGCGAACCTGACCGCCCTGAAGCAGCGCCGGATCGCCGCTTATCTTGCTCCCGGTCGGGCCCGCCATAGCCAAGCGGATGCGGCCGGTCGTCGGACGCTGACGAAGACGCCCCTGATGCAGGCGATGGCCGCGCGCCTGAAACGGGCTGGCCGCCGCAGCCGCTATCGCCTCAGGAAGCAGGTCGTCGAGCCGGTGTTCGGGCAGATCAAGCAGGCCCGAGGCTTCCGCCAGTTCTTACTCCGGGGCCTCGATCAGGTCCGGGGCGAATGGGCGATGGTCTGCACCGCCCACAACCTTCTCAAGCTGGCAAAGGCAGGGCGATGAGCTCAAAGCCGACACACACCTCTGACCAGATCTCGACGCTCAAACCATCCCATAAACTCGTTACTCGGACGGGCTCCTAGCGATCTCGGCGCGCACGGCTGGGGTGGTATGGGCGTTCGGGTGGATGGCGAGCATCAGCGGCTCCTCCCGACGGTCGCAGCGCGGCGCGATCCCTCAAAACGCCAAGCGTGTTCCTCGATTGCCCAACGAGCAGCATCCCAACAACGTTCCGCAACCAAACAGCTACAGCTCTGGTTCATATTCGTGCATTCACTGTCTGACGTGTCATTCATTCGGCTATCTCAGCCTGCGGCACCAAACACTAGAACTTGAACCAACACATGCAGCTATCCTGTAAGGCCGGCTCCCCACAATCTAACCTGAGACCTGCATGCCCAACTCGACAGCGCCCGCTAACAGCACCTTGTAATCCTCATTCATCGACCTTGCACAAAATTACAATTAATAACTGCAAGGGCGCGTTGTGCCAGACTGTAAAAGAGATAAGCGTCGATAGACTGAGCGGATCGATGTGGCTGGACCGTCACCGGTTTCATAAAGTGTCAACTCCCTCGAGACTTACCTGATCGCACTGTTGCATGGCCAAACCAGCTCCGCTACAGCAGCATCTCTGCTTGGCATGCGGACGAAACAGTAGGGATGCTGTTTGTACTATTCTCTATCAAGCCACACTTGTTCTTGACTTTTGGATAGGAATCGTGCAAGTGGTCACATAGAAACTGCCAATCGTAGGTCCGCATTCAACGCTCTCAATCAGGCTCTTAAGACATGAATAACATTGTTACTCGCATGCGTCAAAGCATCGATAAAGAGTTATCCTCGCTTATTCCGACGTCGAATAAATTTAGCCTGCTTGACTTTCCTGATCATGACAACATTGGTGATAGCGCGATATACTTAGGAGAGACAGCTTATTTTGCGCGGTCCGCTCTACGGCCGTCTTTTACATCAACGTGCCATGTTGTTGACTGGAAGGAAATTACCGAACGAGTTGCCGATGGTCCAATCTTTCTTCACGGCGGCGGAAACTTTGGAGATTTATGGCCGGCATTTCAAGAATTTCGTGAAAATGTCTTGCTCAGATTCCAAGATAGA
It encodes:
- a CDS encoding IS1182 family transposase, with amino-acid sequence MAKVFRAWDVDQGWLLPPSLHEFVPPGHMAHFVRDTVREALDLSAILGTYSEERGYPPYHPGMMVALLLYGYSRGLYSSRQLARACEERVDVMAVTGLNRPDFRTIADFRKRHLVALSDLFVQVLRLCRAAGLVQFAHVAVDGTKVKANASRHKAMSYGRMKTAEPALAAEVDAWLERAREADAAEDEAQGPDRRGDETPDWMADKQRRLETIRAAKAALEVEAIDPPDPEDESGPGASSGMRWQGRPLRGEDGGPPDRAQRNFTDPDSRILPTRDGFVQGYNGQIAVDAAHQIIVAHRLVTNASDARALVPLIDDARAHLGRKPYEVSGDSGFANEANLTALKQRRIAAYLAPGRARHSQADAAGRRTLTKTPLMQAMAARLKRAGRRSRYRLRKQVVEPVFGQIKQARGFRQFLLRGLDQVRGEWAMVCTAHNLLKLAKAGR